TAGGTTCATGGGATCAATATATGTGAATTATGTCTTTAGTACCTAGTTCTTATTTTTAAGACTGAAAGGCAAATTATATTGTAATTTGTTTCCTTGCACCATCTAGTGGATTTAAATGACAAATGCGGCAGTTaactagaaataattaaaagtcaATTATATAAGTGAAATTTTCAAACGTATTCGGAGAACTGTTCCTAAAATCGTATTTTGGATCCTACCAAAAGGCGCACGTCATTATTTACCATTTTCGTGAGGGAATCAATTAGGCATGTGTGGTGAATTCATTAGGGAATGTTTAAATctacaaataaaataacagaaaacagcaGCATCATTGCAATCCATTTacattagaaataagaaaagtccGACACGTTCAGCTCTCCGAACCAAACGAAATCATAAACGGCGAGGCTTCCCATGGACCTGCGCGGAGGGAGAAGTACCGCGAGTCTGCGCGGGACCAGTGCGCAGGCGTTCTGAGGGGCGGAAGTTAGGAGGCGGGGCTAAGCCCGGACCTGGGAGCGGAAGAGGCCGGGGTTGCTGGCTGAGGCGCTGAGACCGTTTGGCGGTGAGTCCGGGGCCAGCCTGAGCTCAAAGTCCCAGACCCTGGGAGACGCCAGAAGAAACCGAAGGTCTTGAGGTTCGGGAGCAGTCGCCGCTGGCCGCTGCTCTGCCTCCGCCCCCGCGGACGCCTCCGCCCCCGCCGCCTGAGGACGCGGCCCTGACAGGCCTCTAGGCCTAGGCGCGGCCCGAGGAGCCCGACGTGTTGCTGCCGGTGCTGCTGTGAGTAATACGAGCGCCCTCTCCACAGTCGTTTACAGATTAAAATGGAGGAAATTTCGTTGGCTAACCTGGATACTAACAAGCTAGAGGCCATCGCTCAGGAGATATACGTAGACCTAATAGAGGATTCTTGTTTGGGCTTCTGCTTTGAGGTGCATCGGGCAGTCAAGTGTGGCTACTTCTACCTGGAGTTCGCAGAAACTGGTAGCGTGAAGGATTTTGGCATCCAGCCTGTGGAAGATAAAGGAGCGTGCCGCCTTCCGCTTTGCTCCCTTCCCGGAGAATCTGGGAATGGGCCTGATCAGCAGCTGCAACGCTCACCCCCAGAATTCCAGTAGCTGCAACATGAGAGAGTCAGAGGGTGACCAGGACAATAACATAGACCGGTCCTGTGGTTTGGAGAAGTTAGGTAtctaagtagaaaaagaaaaaaaataaaataaataaaataagacaaaagtcCCAATTCCCATTGAAGATCCTAGCCTTTAAAAACCCAAAGTGGAGAATTTAGGAATTCGGATCCTTTTATAAGTATATTACCTGGAATCAGCTTTGAAACCCTGGGCAGGAGGAGCTGTGCATCCTGTGCACCGTATGGTGCAGGTCGAGCTCTACACCAGAAAGTGCACAAGTGTACTGTGTCCAGTGCACAGGTGAGCAGCTGTGTACCCAGCATATAAATCCTTTGGTTCCTCAGCCTTGCCGTCTGCTTGATGTCAAGGGCTTTCTCGGTTACTCACAGTTTGGACATAGCTGATGGTCAGGCCTTAATCACTGGGCCTCAGTGGGACTGCTCCTGTGATCTCTGAGCCTCTGATTTGGACTTCTCCAAGACAAGTGAAAGTCAGGTATGAGATCTGGATGTTAACAGTTCCAATTtgggaaaaccaagaaaaagaattacaACTGAATCTGGTAGGGgaagctctgtgatcttggctCCAACAAGAAGAAAAGGTCAAAGCTACCAGTTTCCCAAAGGTCCAGCATTTACAGTGACTTGAACAGACTTGGGGACAAGGGCTAACCTTTTGCTGAACAGAGCCCTTTGTCTTGCACCCCACCCGGTGGCATAGGCTTGGTAAATGGACAGCTTGGTTATCCGGGCAGGCTGAGGATTTAGTTACGATCCCTTGAAGAGGTAGCAGGGGCCTCTGCAACTATGCACGATCTCTTAAACTGCAAGATTCATATCTGGATATATGATGCTGTGAACAACAGTTTGGTGGGGCAGTCATTTTCCTACTCTGAGTTACTATAGTGTTACCTAGCCAGTCCGTGTGTCTGACTTGGTCATTATGCCAGGTCACTGCCTGCCTCTCATGCCAGGGGCAGGCCTGTTACTGAAAAGTGTAATGGCCATGCAGGAGACTATGATTTGAAAGCTGAGCCCAGAGGGGACCTCTTCCAGCTACCTTCAGTGTTAATGGGTTAGTGCTAGGAGCCAAGGAGCAAGACTGGGTTGTCTCTCATCTGACTGCAGTATCCTATTGAATGCCCCTGTTCCTTGGGTTGGTCAAAGCTCTGTTATGGTGACCATCTAGActgtccccacctctgtccctcaTGAGGGGCAGCCCCTTCCATTCAGTCCCATTTGGACATTCTTGACAACAAGAGCTGTCCTTTTGTTGTCAGAAGTCAGGGAATGGGATAGGCAAGGATGGGAAATGTGAGCCACATATCAAAACTACCCTCCACTTTACTCCCTGATCGAGGGTTTATGAAGTGTAGAGGGGTGAGAGCCCCAAAGTGAGCGGGAACGGTGCtgctttatttgaaatgttttcttaccTCATTCTGTGCCCCAGTAAGGGGCCCAGCCTCATCTGTCTGGCTTGGCCCCATGTTCCTACTGTCCCCTGCTCCACTGCCTATCTGGTGCAGCTCACGACTCCAGGTGCTGCCTGCCACCCTGCTTTCACACTGACCAGTTTCAATTCATCTCTCTTGATGCTCCTGCTTCTGAAGCCTGCCCAGTTTCCCTTTCCTTGGcttgttttaagtttttcttttcttcttcttcttcttcttcttcttcttcttcttcttcttcttcttcttcttcttcttccttttttcttccaggaGATCCAGAGAAGAATCTTTCTGAGGGGTTCCTCTGTTCAGATTAAAATGGGGAGAGAACataattttttgtatatgaaaGGCAGTGTCATGCCTAAGCATTTTCCTATAGGACTGCCTTGCTAGATGCCTTCCTGCTGTGTCTTACTTCATAAGGAGTTACATCTTCCCACATCCACTTGGATACTGCCTCTTAGGACCTAAGCAGAAGACCAGTAAAGACTGACTGACACACACGGGGATGGAGTGGGTCCTGATCTGTTTTCTCTAAACCTTGCTGTGCATGTATCCTTATCCCAGAAGGAACTGTTTGCACTATATGGACTGATTTGTGTTACATATAGACATTAAGGGAACCATAGTAATAGGGCTGGCTTCAAGACTGTCTATTATTGCATTCTCCCCCTGGAATTGTTCTGGTCAGGGTTAAGGTGTAGTTACAGATTGGTCTTCAAGAATTGTAATAACTTTTTAGAAAGTTAAACTAAAGCAAGAGCTAAAATAATTTTGGGTTATCTGCCCTTGATTTTATAGACATCTCCTTCTAAGGGGATACATAGGGAAAGGAGGATGTAAGTAAAACTCTGGCCTATTCCCAAATAACGTCTGAGAAACAGGCTGAAGGTAGGGTCATCGTCCACTCTTCCTTCAGGGAGGGAGCTCTGATTGTGATATTACTGTTTGCTTTCTGGTCTTTCTCTTGGTTAGAGGAGGAAGAAGTGGAAAGTAATTTTGAATAATCATTGGTTCATATTACCTCCCTCTtggttattgtttttgttttttgccctcCAGTTATTAGGGCAGTAGCCCTAGGCCTCTCCTGGTTGGGTATGAAGTGGGCTAGGTCCAACAGGTGCCCTGAGGGGACAAACtaactcatttcttttctggGGAGTGAATGCTCCCTACCATATAGTTGACAGTGGTTAGGAACTCTCCCTTTCCCTACCTATCTTCCCTCTAACAGCAGAATTCctatccctccttccttcctcaattAAGTATATTGATCACCCTGTAATTCTATTATGtatctgagtgtgtgtgtgtgtatggggggaaggggttctttacaaatttttgtGGTTTGTGGCTTTTTCTTCCATACATTAGTTCCCACCACCGCATGTCCAGGGGCCATTGCCTGGCATTATCGCATGCTGGGATCATTGGGGAAGTGTAGTGAAGCTCACCACTGTCCTTTGTTTTGgagattattatttttgcatAAGTAGTCCATCCTATACAGATTGCTAACTGTGTATTCCCCTTGCCCCTATGGCTGCTGGTGTAAATAAACTGCATCTCCCCATTGGTAAACAGtactaataaaattttaaaaaatgactttatttagaCTGTATGTTCATCTTTTAAGGTTATACATGTTTTCCAGGTATTGacatagtaaaataaatgttgaattgcTGTTGAACCTTTATCATTTTCTCCTGAATGGGAGTTTTATCAAAGTAGAGGAACTTTGTCCAACTTTATTTCTCCATCTAGTCCTACACATTTAGCCTTCTGCAACATCCAGTGTAAGAAACGAAGTAGGTGGTAAAGTAAATACAATCCAAGCCTGTCACTAAATGAGTCCAATATGAAAGTCAGTTCTCTTTGAGTGGAACTCCAGATaccataatatatacattttaccaCCTTTTCAAGCTCATACCCTTGCTCTCAAAAGACACATGATTCATAGCAGAAAATGAGTCGGCCTTTctaaaggtaatttttttcccaatacttttcattatttttttacccCAACTCTTTAGGTCCTTCAGTTTGTTTATAAAGTAATTCTGaggatttttattcctttcagttCCTAATCCAGAGGTGGAGCACTTCTCTTAGAAATTATACATATTGCTTAGTGCTGTTCAAACTTACTTGTTGGCTAAATGTtctagttcattaaaaaaaaaaaaagtcccaaattGGAAGTAATATTTAGATGAGTAAAAATTATGATAGAAATGGGGCCAGCAGAAAAATCATCTCAGCACAATACCTCAGGGATGTTATGGACCTGTACCATGGTATTGAGTCACCTAACATTTAAATGTAGCTGCAACAAAtacttttggattttattttgtatgtttagatttaaattaaatgtatttggtGCTAACCTAATTTTCTGAAATGAGGATTTGCAAGATCTCAATGCTTACTGGAGCCATTTGATTTCAGGacttttaaattcttccttttcatgttttctaacTAATgatcttcatatttaaaaagaaaaaaaaaaaagcataccttTTAACTCCCTGGATACTGCATTTTAACTACAGCATGTACCTTGAGGTCAGGAACCTAATTAATGGTTACTTGATGTTGACAAAGATAAAGACCCTGAAAATAAAGTATGCTCTCTAGTTAAGTATTCAGGAAGAGCTTTCTTTGCACGCAGTAATAATTAGTAATAATTTAGTATTGGTCATAATAACTCCTTAGGACCCATCTGAGTTACTTTgaagtgttatatatatatatatatttttaatgtttatctttgagagagaaagagcgtgagcagaggaggatcagagagagagagagagagagggagacacagaatctgaagcaggctccaggctctgagctgtcaacccagagcccaacaaggggcttgaattcatggaccatgagatcatgacctgagctgaagttggatgcttaactgactgagccacccaggtgccccttatgtgttataattttttaaaaagggggtacctgggcggctcattcagttgagcatctgactttggctcaggtcatgaccttgtggttcatgagttcgagccccgcgctgggctcatTGCTGTCCACGCAGactccactttggatcctctgtccccctctctctctgcccctcctctgcttgtgcattctctctctctctctcaaaaaagaaaaacattttaaaaagtataaaattagtaTATTAATGTGCTAAAATAAAAGCCCAGCACTTATACTTTATTAAACACCTTTTCATGTTAGTCCTCAAAATAGTTACCTTGGTTAGTGCTGGTTCTCAGAACAGTTAGAGTAACATCAGACTTTAGAAGTTTCACTCTGCTGTGGAGGATGCAAGCTGTTTAATTCTCATTCATGTTCCAAATAATGCCCATGATGCTTAGGAGGATAACGTTTGTTACAAGTGGTGCACTTGTTAAAAAATATTGCAGATAAACCTATAAATCCTTGTGtggcttttctctttccatatttttcaaaatgtttttcaaaaattttcaatcATATATTACTTGAGCCTTGCTGGAAAAATGTGTGCTGAAAAGGAAATAGTAcattcattttagagatgagaaaatatgttcaaaacaGTGATTTActcatatttcaaaaaaatacagaagcaatAGAAGCAAAAGTAGAATTCTGGTGCTAGGCTAGTGCTCTTTGTTGAAGCAATGaatttttaaactaataaatgaatggagTAAAGGACAAAATGACAgttaaagtagaattaaaaaattgagatGCTAGTGAAAACTTAAAGGCAATGAAtctgaaaacattgaaaaaatggaaaatctattaaaaatataactccaaggaacttttatctttttaacaaatgaatacATCTAGAAGAAAACTAATCTCATCTCTACCCAGATACATAAACACTAGCTACTTAGAATTTTATAGACAATACGACAAAAAAACATGATTATAAGCTAAGTGTATTGTGAagatagatgaaaaaaaatgaagatgttagCAAACCAACTCCTATCAACAAGTAAGGTTAATACcaggaaagaaagatttttacTCAGAAAATCATTGAAGAAAAACCATGTGAAAATTttgatagatacagaaaaatagtttcaaaattaaataccaattattgatttaaaaatgcttattagtCACATAGAAACAAAGGCTAAAAAGTTTCATACAATGATAAAGTATGTATTAAAAATCTACAGTTGCTTTGCTTAACCGTGAATACTTGGAAGTATTCTCTTTAAaagcaggaatggaagaaaaaaaaattctcattctcAAATGGTATCAACATGGGTAATTTTATAGAATCTATTAACATACCATTGGAAATAATGGTAGAATACAGTAGAgttgctggatataaaatcaatatccaaaatcagaataatagaaattttaaaacttaacatttacaatatgatgcaaaaaaaaaattataatggtcTTATGAATTAATATGACAAGAGAGGTATACAGTTTTATGGAGAAGATGATAAAATTTTCTTCTGGCATATCGAAGTAAACCCAAATACATGGAGAGTAATAggatgttcatagattggaagttGATTATCATCACTCCAAATATATGAATTGAAAGTAATCTTGATTAAAATCCAAGTAGATATTTTTGTGTAATTTGACAAActaattttaagttttagatAAAAAGCAAGGTGCAAGAATAGACAAGATCTTTTTAACAAATTGTCTTACATAGTGTGGTTTTGgtgcagaaaaaaacaataaagatttcAGAATTAAACGGAAAAACACACGcacatttatattataaattataaattattatataaattataatttatattatataaattatataaattatataaattatataaattatatataatatatatataatataaatatataattataaattattatataaattatatatatatattatattatataaattatataaattatataaattatatataatatataatataaatatattatataataattatataaattattatataaatatattatttatataattataaatatattataggagcgtatgtatataattataggAAGATTTCTAAAGTAAACCACCAAAATAAAAGATTGACATATTGGACCATTTTCATAAATGTAAAGCTTTCTGTGCCTTGTCATACTAGAAACACAAAATGCTATGACATGCTACTAGAAGTGCCGTAGTTCTTATCACTGGTAAATTGTTAAGAAAATAGTTACACAGTttacaaatgaacaaagtaaaagaGCATCTCATTTGAAGAAATTCAAATGGCAAAAAAGATGTGAAAAGTTTACTTAgattcagagaaatgcaaactaaaaacaTGAAATACCAGTTTATACCACTCAgtgtggttaaaataaaaaagggtgaTGATATCAAGTCTGAGAGTCATATAGAGCAATTAAAACTCTTATACATTTCTGGTGGGCTgtaaattgatatatttttgaaaagcagtttGGAAATACTGCAGTTGACAAGCATAACCAATACTCCAATTGTCAACCTCTTGTACCATTATTTGTAATAGGAAAAAGTTGAAACCTATGTaaattcccatttaaaaatagtcactgggagcacctggctggctcagtcagttaagcatcatcagactcttgatttcagttcaggtcatgatctcacagtttgtgagttcggtcCCAcgttaggctctatgctgacagtgcagagctggcttgggattctctccctctcactctctgcccctcccccgccacacacaggtgctctctctcaaaataaataaacatttaaataataaataaaaaatagaaatagtcaCTATACAGAAGTGAAGATAGCCAAGGCTAtacaaataaatagtaaaacataTATTCTTATAATTTGCTACCTTTTGTTTGAAGCTTAACAATGTGCAAACCAATGCTATATATTGCTTAGGGATATATACATACGTAATAAAAAGTATACCCAAATGCTAAACTGGACTTCTACTTCCATGTGTATATGATCTAGATATTGGAAAAAGACTTCTTGATGCAAAACATCTGAATACTGAATAAATTGCAACAAAGATATTACAAGGGTCTTGCTATCCTGCCATTAAAGTAAGGGAAACACACCAGCTTTCCctcataaatacacacacactcaaaagcACAAACCAGAGATACAAGCAAAAACAGAAAGTGGTGCTGCACTGAGGAACATACAAATACCGAAACTTTCAGATGAGAATGGGAGATTATGCCTTTATCATCAAAAATTGAGACCATTACGCTGCACATAAATACAAGGCACCTGACATACTCTTTTCACCCTTACT
The genomic region above belongs to Prionailurus bengalensis isolate Pbe53 chromosome B4, Fcat_Pben_1.1_paternal_pri, whole genome shotgun sequence and contains:
- the ATXN7L3B gene encoding ataxin-7-like protein 3B produces the protein MEEISLANLDTNKLEAIAQEIYVDLIEDSCLGFCFEVHRAVKCGYFYLEFAETGSVKDFGIQPVEDKGACRLPLCSLPGESGNGPDQQLQRSPPEFQ